A section of the Stenotrophomonas sp. 364 genome encodes:
- a CDS encoding 50S ribosomal protein L25/general stress protein Ctc, which yields MSKTHEIKVTARDVQGKGASRRLRHAGVIPAVVYGGDAAPININLDHNATWLAQQNEWFYSSILDLNLDGKITKVLLRDMQRHPFKQLIIHLDFLRVNENEALTASVPLHFVNEDTSPAGKAADVVVTHELKEVTVTCLPKDLPESIDVDLADLKAGDVIYLSDIKLPKGVEIPALAQGKDHDDAIVTAKLGKEEAADEAPAAE from the coding sequence ATGTCCAAGACCCATGAAATCAAGGTCACCGCTCGTGACGTGCAGGGCAAGGGTGCGAGCCGCCGCCTGCGTCACGCCGGCGTGATCCCGGCCGTCGTGTACGGCGGCGACGCCGCTCCGATCAACATCAACCTGGACCACAACGCCACCTGGCTGGCCCAGCAGAACGAGTGGTTCTACTCGTCGATCCTGGACCTGAACCTGGATGGCAAGATCACCAAGGTCCTGCTGCGTGACATGCAGCGCCACCCGTTCAAGCAGCTGATCATCCACCTGGATTTCCTGCGCGTGAACGAGAACGAAGCGCTGACCGCCAGCGTCCCGCTGCACTTCGTCAACGAAGACACCTCGCCGGCTGGCAAGGCTGCCGACGTCGTGGTCACCCACGAACTGAAGGAAGTGACCGTCACCTGCCTGCCGAAGGACCTGCCGGAATCGATCGACGTCGACCTGGCCGACCTGAAGGCTGGCGACGTGATCTACCTGTCGGACATCAAGCTGCCGAAGGGCGTCGAGATCCCGGCCCTGGCCCAGGGCAAGGACCATGACGACGCGATCGTCACCGCCAAGCTCGGCAAGGAAGAAGCTGCCGACGAAGCGCCGGCTGCAGAGTAA
- the pth gene encoding aminoacyl-tRNA hydrolase, translated as MTGLRLIVGLGNPGPEHAQTRHNAGFRFIDALVEQAGARWSVDSKLFGETAKVDIAGQSVWLLKPATFMNLSGKSVTAAQRFWKIEPEETLLAHDELDLPPGVARLKFDGGHGGQNGLRDTIRLLGHGKFHRLRIGIGHPGHKDRVVPWVLGRASKDDDVLIGHAVNDAIDVLPLAVKGDFSEAMKRLHTPK; from the coding sequence ATGACAGGATTGCGATTGATCGTTGGTCTGGGCAACCCCGGACCCGAGCACGCCCAGACCCGGCACAATGCCGGGTTTCGTTTCATTGACGCCCTGGTTGAACAGGCCGGCGCGCGCTGGAGCGTGGACAGCAAGCTGTTCGGCGAGACCGCCAAGGTCGACATCGCCGGGCAATCGGTGTGGCTGCTCAAGCCCGCCACCTTCATGAACCTCAGTGGCAAATCGGTCACCGCCGCGCAGCGCTTCTGGAAGATCGAACCGGAAGAAACGCTACTGGCGCATGATGAGCTGGACCTGCCGCCCGGCGTGGCCCGGCTCAAGTTCGACGGCGGCCATGGCGGCCAGAACGGCCTGCGCGACACCATCCGCCTGCTCGGCCACGGCAAGTTCCACCGCCTGCGCATCGGCATCGGCCATCCCGGCCACAAGGACCGCGTGGTCCCGTGGGTGTTGGGGCGCGCGAGCAAGGACGACGATGTGCTGATCGGCCATGCCGTCAACGATGCGATCGACGTCCTGCCGCTGGCAGTGAAGGGCGATTTCAGCGAAGCGATGAAGCGGCTGCACACCCCCAAGTAG
- the ychF gene encoding redox-regulated ATPase YchF, which yields MGIKCGIVGLPNVGKSTLFNALTKAGIAAANFPFCTIEPNVGIVPVPDPRLNELAAIINPQKVIPTAVEFVDIAGLVAGAASGEGLGNKFLAHIREVDAITHVVRCFENADVIHVNNKVDPLSDIDTIDTELALADLDSVEKALNRAERAAKGGDKDAAARKPVLAKLQAALADGKAGRSAGLDEEEKALVRDLFLLTLKPVMYIANVLEDGFENNPHLDAVRARAATEGAQVVPVSAAIEEELSQLDDEDRDTFLADLGLSEPGLNRVIYAAYQLLGLQTYFTAGVKEVRAWTVRKGATAPQAAAVIHTDFEKGFIRAETIAYDDFIKYKGEAGAKEAGRLRLEGKEYRVQEGDILHFRFNV from the coding sequence ATGGGTATCAAATGCGGCATCGTCGGCCTGCCCAACGTCGGCAAATCGACCCTGTTCAATGCGTTGACCAAGGCTGGCATCGCCGCGGCCAACTTCCCGTTCTGCACGATCGAGCCGAACGTCGGCATCGTGCCGGTACCGGATCCGCGCCTGAACGAGCTGGCTGCGATCATCAACCCGCAGAAGGTCATTCCGACCGCGGTGGAGTTCGTCGACATCGCCGGCCTGGTGGCCGGTGCCGCCAGTGGTGAAGGCCTGGGCAACAAGTTCCTGGCGCACATCCGCGAAGTGGATGCGATCACCCACGTGGTGCGTTGCTTCGAAAACGCCGACGTCATCCACGTCAACAACAAGGTCGACCCGCTGTCGGACATCGACACCATCGACACCGAGCTGGCCCTGGCCGACCTGGACAGCGTCGAGAAGGCGCTGAACCGCGCCGAGCGCGCCGCCAAGGGGGGCGACAAGGACGCGGCGGCACGCAAGCCGGTGCTGGCCAAGCTGCAGGCCGCGCTGGCCGACGGCAAGGCCGGCCGTTCGGCGGGCCTGGACGAGGAAGAAAAGGCGTTGGTCCGCGACCTGTTCCTGCTCACGCTCAAGCCGGTGATGTACATCGCCAACGTGCTGGAAGACGGCTTCGAGAACAACCCGCACCTGGACGCCGTGCGCGCCCGCGCCGCCACCGAAGGCGCGCAGGTGGTGCCGGTGTCGGCCGCGATCGAAGAAGAGCTGTCGCAGCTGGACGACGAGGACCGCGACACCTTCCTGGCCGATCTGGGCCTGTCCGAGCCGGGCTTGAACCGCGTGATCTACGCCGCCTACCAGCTGCTGGGCCTGCAGACCTACTTCACCGCCGGTGTGAAGGAAGTCCGCGCCTGGACCGTTCGCAAGGGCGCCACCGCCCCGCAGGCCGCCGCGGTGATCCACACCGACTTCGAGAAGGGCTTCATCCGCGCTGAAACCATCGCCTATGACGACTTCATCAAGTACAAGGGCGAAGCCGGCGCCAAGGAAGCCGGGCGCCTTCGCCTGGAAGGCAAGGAATACCGTGTCCAGGAAGGTGACATCCTGCACTTCCGCTTCAACGTCTGA
- a CDS encoding FAD-dependent oxidoreductase, protein MRKGNPRIAVVGAGIIGASVAWHLTRAGAAVTVLERSATASSGATGSSYGWVGTGSMLPGDSPSRFAMIRDALPEFARLTKALGPLPIAARGALVWAGTDAETDAFVAQQREAGIGIELLDHARIRTLEPYLKAPALAAWVPGDVALEPALLTAQLLSGARASGARVAFNQEVSAIETRNGRVTGVVTTDGVHAVDAVVLANAASAVPLAARLDIHLPVHEAPAVLLAFDALPGRLHHLLCAADHEVRPRLGGGLLVAADMPVDGDDGLDRLARQCMADTQALLTAPAGLVVRSMRAAQRPLTAAGMPIRGFMPGIDGLYALIAHPGVMLAPWLGRLAAEEIVTD, encoded by the coding sequence GTGCGCAAAGGCAATCCCCGCATCGCCGTTGTCGGTGCCGGCATCATCGGCGCCTCTGTAGCGTGGCACCTGACGCGCGCGGGTGCAGCCGTCACGGTGCTGGAGCGCAGCGCCACTGCGTCGAGCGGAGCGACCGGCAGCTCGTACGGCTGGGTCGGTACGGGCAGCATGCTGCCGGGCGACTCACCGTCGCGTTTTGCGATGATCCGCGACGCCTTGCCAGAATTCGCTCGGCTGACGAAAGCGCTGGGGCCATTACCGATCGCAGCGCGCGGTGCGCTCGTATGGGCCGGTACAGACGCTGAAACCGACGCGTTTGTAGCCCAGCAGCGAGAGGCCGGTATCGGTATCGAGCTGCTCGATCACGCACGCATCAGGACGTTGGAGCCGTATCTGAAGGCGCCGGCACTGGCCGCATGGGTGCCCGGGGATGTCGCCCTCGAACCCGCCCTGCTGACCGCGCAGCTGCTGTCCGGTGCACGGGCATCCGGCGCGCGCGTAGCCTTCAATCAGGAGGTGTCGGCCATCGAAACCCGCAACGGCCGGGTCACCGGAGTGGTGACAACGGACGGGGTGCATGCCGTGGACGCCGTGGTGCTTGCCAATGCCGCCAGCGCCGTGCCCCTGGCGGCACGCCTGGATATCCACCTGCCCGTGCATGAGGCGCCTGCCGTATTGCTGGCGTTCGACGCATTGCCCGGGCGTCTCCATCACCTGCTGTGTGCCGCAGACCACGAAGTCCGGCCGCGTCTCGGCGGTGGACTGCTGGTTGCGGCCGACATGCCCGTCGATGGCGATGACGGACTGGATCGCCTGGCCCGTCAGTGCATGGCCGATACGCAGGCCCTGCTCACTGCCCCTGCCGGGCTGGTAGTGCGCTCGATGAGGGCCGCTCAACGGCCACTGACTGCCGCGGGCATGCCGATCCGGGGTTTCATGCCGGGCATTGACGGTCTCTACGCTCTCATCGCGCACCCGGGCGTCATGCTGGCGCCTTGGCTGGGCCGGCTGGCCGCGGAGGAGATCGTTACCGATTGA